A genomic region of Dermacentor andersoni chromosome 9, qqDerAnde1_hic_scaffold, whole genome shotgun sequence contains the following coding sequences:
- the LOC140213197 gene encoding uncharacterized protein has product MVIGAYSNDNLEALKRITKSTLNFTRVISRVASKRDGLNEDNLMKAFHAFLISHVCEAQSLYSKRTSNVCLLLFPCPSVFFASLCECAFVARLLILSGDVELNPGPATDAQYKELLAAISALSAKIDSRHTEVMSGLAELKEKQAQLTNQVSDLTTRLTTVESLVESLELNPSSADIPAVVAHAVKTENASLLTCLDDLEDRSRRDNLIFYGISDTPSETWAQSEKLVCEFLSHHLKFEVPENMVCRAHRLGSYTANKTRPIIMKFSCSKLKDKILALKSNLKSTGVSVGEDFCRATRQSRKKLLDFAKASGQTYSIRLNKLFLNKKCYIYCSTTDNVCEVNMPRAARSSVRSRQAIEGNGST; this is encoded by the exons ATGGTCATTGGGGCTTACAGCAATGACAACTTGGAGGCACTAAAACGCATCACAAAGAGCACCCTCAACTTCACCAGGGTCATATCACGGGTCGCCAGCAAAAGGGACGGACTGAACGAGGACAACCTCATGAAAGCATTTCACGCCTTCCTCATCAGCCAC gtCTGTGAAGCTCAGTCTCTTTACTCTAAACGTACGAGTaacgtctgtctgctgcttttcCCGTGCCCAAGTGTATTTTTTGCCTCACTGTGTGAATGTGCATTTGTTGCAAGGCTACTCATCCTATCTGGTGACGTTGAACTTAATCCGGGACCCGCAACTGACGCGCAGTACAAAGAACTTCTTGCAGCCATTTCTGCCCTTTCAGCAAAAATAGATTCACGACACACAGAGGTAATGAGTGGTCTCGCCGAATTAAAGGAAAAGCAAGCTCAATTAACTAATCAAGTGTCCGATTTAACCACTAGATTAACGACAGTTGAATCGCTTGTTGAATCACTTGAGCTTAACCCATCGTCAGCTGACATACCTGCAGTTGTAGCTCACGCCGTTAAAACTGAAAATGCCTCCCTCCTGACATGTCTCGATGATCTAGAAGATCGCTCCCGCCGGGATAACTTAATATTTTATGGTATTTCTGACACTCCGTCAGAAACATGGGcgcagtccgaaaaattggtgTGCGAATTTTTATCTCATCATCTTAAGTTTGAGGTCCCCGAGAATATGGTATGTAGAGCCCACCGACTTGGCTCATATACTGCTAATAAGACTCGCccgattataatgaaattttcttgctcaaaacTAAAGGATAAAATTCTGGCACTAAAATCTAATCTGAAATCCACCGGGGTATCTGTGGGCGAAGATTTCTGCCGAGCAACGCGCCAGTCTAGGAAAAAGCTGCTTGATTTTGCTAAGGCATCAGGACAGACATACTCAATACGGCTAAATAAGTTATTTTTGAACAAGAAGTGCTACATTTACTGTTCTACCACTGACAATGTATGCGAAGTCAACATGCCACGTGCAGCACGCTCTTCTGTTCGGTCGCGTCAAGCTATCGAAGGAAATGGTTCGACATAG